Proteins from one Rubrobacter calidifluminis genomic window:
- a CDS encoding FAD-dependent monooxygenase — MEERAVEIAIIGAGVGGLTTALRLHQVGYVPKLYEAATEMRELGVGIAIQPYGTKELTELGLYERFAAVSVEAKESVYYNQWGQEIYRELCGKHIGYDYDQRFIHRGILQMLLYRAVRERLGDNAVVLGARCLGYEQDDDGVTVHFEPRKPGVPREIHADIVIGADGIKSTIRTQMHPSSAYPKYSGITLWRGVTLMPPYKTGGTICHIGAPSQWSLIIYPILDNADNQGNTLINWVVEEMDRPEIVEDWNQPAPVDPIKDWFYECDLGFLSVPDLIQKSRESYLFPMMDHDPLDSWTDGRVCLLGDAAHAMYPRGGNGTCQALVDARVIAEKLASIPDPVEALKAYEDERLEVANRIVLANRGDGPEVVRRIVEERTGGKPFDNIEDVLPFEEADAIFQEYHRLAGMPRPNQPARKSDCKSVFFPEWTGGQRQKEHQ, encoded by the coding sequence ATGGAGGAGCGAGCGGTGGAGATTGCTATCATCGGTGCTGGTGTTGGGGGGCTCACGACAGCCCTGCGCCTGCACCAAGTTGGCTATGTGCCCAAGCTTTACGAGGCTGCGACGGAGATGCGGGAGCTGGGTGTTGGGATTGCCATACAACCTTATGGCACCAAGGAGCTGACCGAGCTTGGTCTGTATGAGCGGTTTGCTGCAGTATCTGTCGAGGCAAAGGAGTCGGTCTACTATAATCAATGGGGGCAGGAAATCTACCGCGAGCTCTGTGGCAAGCATATCGGCTATGATTATGATCAACGTTTTATCCATCGTGGTATTTTGCAAATGTTGCTTTATCGGGCGGTCAGGGAACGCCTGGGTGATAATGCGGTCGTTCTTGGTGCGCGTTGTTTGGGTTACGAGCAGGATGACGATGGCGTCACGGTACATTTCGAGCCGCGCAAGCCTGGAGTACCGCGTGAGATACATGCCGACATTGTGATCGGTGCTGACGGAATCAAGTCCACGATTCGCACCCAGATGCACCCTTCTTCAGCCTATCCGAAGTATTCGGGGATTACGCTGTGGCGGGGAGTGACGCTGATGCCACCGTACAAGACCGGGGGTACGATTTGCCACATTGGTGCGCCGAGTCAGTGGAGTCTGATCATCTATCCGATATTAGACAACGCTGATAATCAAGGCAACACGCTGATCAACTGGGTGGTGGAGGAAATGGACCGTCCCGAGATCGTCGAGGACTGGAACCAGCCTGCGCCCGTGGACCCGATCAAGGACTGGTTCTATGAGTGTGACCTTGGGTTTCTCAGTGTGCCGGATCTGATCCAGAAATCACGTGAGTCCTACCTGTTCCCGATGATGGATCACGATCCGCTGGACTCTTGGACTGACGGGCGGGTCTGTCTGCTCGGCGATGCTGCACATGCGATGTATCCACGTGGTGGCAACGGCACTTGTCAGGCGCTGGTGGATGCACGCGTGATCGCAGAAAAGCTGGCCAGCATCCCGGATCCAGTCGAGGCGCTCAAGGCCTACGAGGATGAGCGTCTCGAGGTCGCCAATCGCATAGTGCTTGCCAATCGCGGTGATGGGCCTGAAGTTGTCCGGAGGATCGTCGAGGAGCGTACCGGGGGCAAGCCCTTCGACAATATTGAGGACGTACTCCCGTTCGAGGAAGCCGACGCTATCTTTCAGGAATATCACCGCCTGGCCGGCATGCCTAGGCCGAACCAGCCTGCTAGGAAGTCCGACTGCAAGTCGGTCTTCTTTCCAGAGTGGACAGGTGGGCAAAGACAGAAGGAGCATCAGTAG
- the hpaR gene encoding homoprotocatechuate degradation operon regulator HpaR, with protein sequence MKTKNQTGSSIDKLIPERSYGRSLPMLLMYSREVVMRRIRPHLRNHGLTDQQWRVLRALAEEEQLELLVLGQRCLIRPPSLSRIVSALIERGLVRRVVHPDDRRRVLISLTDKGRILFEEVSHGSALIYEQLSRDIGEETLEEIYRVLINLIEVLEEGESASAPDEDI encoded by the coding sequence GTGAAGACCAAAAACCAGACTGGCAGTTCGATCGACAAGCTGATCCCGGAGCGTTCGTATGGTCGCTCGCTGCCGATGCTGTTGATGTACAGCCGCGAGGTGGTGATGCGACGCATCCGGCCGCATCTGCGCAATCACGGCCTGACCGACCAGCAATGGCGGGTTTTGCGAGCGCTTGCTGAGGAGGAGCAACTGGAGCTGCTCGTCCTCGGCCAACGGTGTCTGATCAGGCCGCCGAGCCTTTCTCGTATCGTTTCCGCTCTGATAGAGCGAGGACTGGTAAGGCGCGTCGTCCATCCGGACGACAGGCGCAGAGTGCTGATCTCTCTGACCGACAAGGGGCGTATCCTGTTCGAGGAAGTCTCTCACGGCTCCGCGCTGATATATGAGCAGCTCAGCAGGGACATTGGCGAGGAGACCCTTGAAGAGATTTACCGGGTGTTGATAAATCTTATCGAGGTACTCGAGGAGGGAGAATCCGCCTCCGCACCGGACGAAGACATCTAA